In one window of Nocardioides panacisoli DNA:
- the cofE gene encoding coenzyme F420-0:L-glutamate ligase, with protein MNLTVHAPDGVPEVGQGDDLAALLLAVTDLRDGDVVAVTSKVVSKVEGRVVAGDRDDWVAAETARVVATRGPTRIVRNRLGLTLAAAGVDGSNVRRGSSLLLPEDPDASARRLRKALHDRTGATVGVLVTDTAGRPWRNGQTDIAIGAAGVRVVEDFAGRHDPQGNELAVTAPAVADELAGAAELASGKLGGRPFAVLRGRPDLVLPAGEDGPGTAPLVRAVGEDLFGYGAREAVVRAVRADAEDAAPFGHPVPAAEMAAVLRRAGLGEPTRSTDGSLEVATTREDALAAVAFAHGWAITGRAQGSGHRLLPRTP; from the coding sequence ATGAACCTCACCGTCCACGCTCCCGACGGCGTCCCGGAGGTCGGCCAGGGCGACGACCTCGCGGCGCTGCTGCTCGCGGTGACCGACCTCCGCGACGGGGACGTCGTCGCCGTCACGAGCAAGGTCGTCAGCAAGGTGGAGGGACGCGTCGTGGCCGGCGACCGTGACGACTGGGTCGCCGCGGAGACCGCTCGGGTGGTGGCGACGCGCGGACCGACCCGCATCGTGCGCAACCGCCTCGGCCTGACCCTCGCCGCGGCCGGCGTGGACGGCTCCAACGTGCGTCGCGGCTCCTCACTGCTCCTCCCCGAGGACCCCGACGCCTCCGCCCGGCGGCTTCGCAAGGCACTGCACGACCGCACCGGCGCCACCGTGGGGGTCCTGGTCACCGACACCGCGGGACGGCCCTGGCGCAACGGCCAGACCGACATCGCCATCGGGGCGGCCGGCGTACGGGTCGTGGAGGACTTCGCCGGGCGCCACGACCCGCAGGGCAACGAGCTGGCCGTCACCGCACCGGCCGTGGCCGACGAGCTGGCGGGCGCGGCCGAGCTCGCGTCGGGCAAGCTCGGCGGCCGGCCGTTCGCGGTGCTCCGGGGGCGCCCCGACCTGGTCCTGCCCGCCGGCGAGGACGGCCCCGGCACCGCTCCCCTGGTCCGGGCCGTCGGCGAGGACCTCTTCGGCTACGGCGCCCGCGAGGCCGTCGTCCGCGCCGTGCGGGCCGACGCCGAGGACGCCGCGCCGTTCGGGCACCCCGTGCCGGCCGCCGAGATGGCAGCCGTGCTCCGGCGCGCCGGTCTCGGCGAGCCCACGAGATCGACGGACGGGTCGTTGGAGGTCGCCACCACCCGCGAGGACGCGCTGGCCGCCGTCGCATTCGCGCACGGGTGGGCGATCACGGGACGCGCGCAGGGCTCCGGTCACCGGTTGCTCCCGCGCACTCCGTAG